The DNA sequence GCGGGCGCCGACCGCGCTCAGGTGCGCCGCGGGCCGAGCACGCAGAACTCGTTGCCCTCGGGGTCCGCCAGCGTGACCCATGGCTCGTCGCCGGTCTGCCCCACGTCCGCGTGGCGCGCGCCGAGGGCGAGGAGGCGGGCGACCTCCGCGTCCTGGTCGTCGGGGCGGAAGTCGAGGTGGAGGCGGTTCTTGACGGTCTTGCCCTCGGGGACGGGCCCGAAGATCAGGCCGGGCAGCCGGTCCCGCTCGGGCCGGATCTCGAACTCGTCGGCCGAGTCGTTGAGCACGACCCAGCCGAGAGCCTCGGCCCACCAGCGGCCGAGGGCCACGGCGTCGGCCGCGTCGACGTTCACCTGCTCCCACTCCAAAGCCATGGGTTCAGGGTAGTGAAGACTGGGGTTCGACGAACGTGACCGCGACACGAGGAGGCAGCCGGAATGACGCGCCCGATCACGGCAGGGGTGGACGGATCGGAGGAGAGCCTCGCCGGGCTGGCCTGGGCCGCCCGCGAAGCCGTCCGCCGGGGGCTCCCCCTGCGGGTGGTGCACGCCTGGCGGTTCCAGCCGCACGACGCGATCGACGCGGGGGACGAGGACACCCAGGCACAGTGGGTGCGCGACGGGCTGGCCGAGGCTGCCCGCACCGTCACCGAGCGGCACCCGGGCCTGGACGTGACCACCGACATCGTCGAAGGCCCGCCCGCCGAGACGCTGATCGCCGCCGCGGGCGAGGCCGAGATACTCGTGCTGGGCTCGAGCGGCCACGGCCGCGTCGTCGGGTTCCTGCTGGGCTCCGTCGGGCAGCAGGCGATCGCCGGGGCCACGCGGCCCGTCGTGCGGGTACGGGCCGGGGACGAGGCGTCCGCCGAAGCCGCCGGGCGCGAGATCGTCGTCGGTCAGCAGGGCGACCCCGAGGACAGCGCCGCCGCGCTGCGGTTCGCGTTCGAGACGGCCGCGGCGCGCGGCGCGACCGTGCGCGCCGTGCGGGCCTGGACCCTGCCGCCGCTGTTCGCCTACAGCCCGGGCTCCCTGAAGCTCCTCGACGAGGCCGGGGGACTGGAGCCGTACGAGAAGAAGGCGCTGGGCGAGGCGCTGCGGCCGTGGCGGGAGCGCTTCCCCGACGTCCCCGTCGTCGAGCACGTGGAGATGGGCAGCGGCGGGCAGGTGCTGCTGTCGGTCTCCGGACGGGCCCAGCTGATGGTCGTGGGGCGCCGTGCCCACCGCACGGCCGTGGGCGCCCGGATCGGCTCGGTGGCGCACGGCATGCTGCACCTCGCGGACTGCCCGGTGGCCGTGGTGCCGCACGACTGAGTCAGCCGGACCTCAGTCGGACGTCGTCGTCGGCTGCAGCGTCTCCCGGGCCTTGGGCAGGATGTTCGTGATGTAGTCCTCGACCACCGTGTCCAGGCCGATGTCGAGCTGTGCCCGCTCGGACAGGTACCAGCGGTGTTCGAGCAGCTCGTGGTAGATCTCGGCGGCGTCCATGGAGCCGCGCAGCTCCACCGGCACGGCGCGCACGGTGGGGCGGAAGACGTCCCGCACCCAGCGGTGCGCGAGGACTTCGGGGCGGGCGCCGAGGGGGTCGCCCGGGGCGTAGTCGTCCTGGGTGGCCATCCAGCTCTCCAGGTCGTTCAGGAGCCGTCGGGCCTGGTTCTCCTCGGTGTCCAGGCCCGTTAGGCGCAGCAGTTGCCGCTGGTGGTGGCCGGCGTCGACGACCTTGGGCACGAAGGTGACCGTGTCGCCGTTGCCGGCGTGCTCGATCTGCATCTCGGCCACGTCGAAACCGAGTTCGTTCAGTCGCCGTATCCGGCGCTCGATGTAGTGGTACTTGCCCGCCGGGTACACCGATGTGCGGGTCAGCTCTTCCCACAGGCTGTGGTAGCGGGCGCAGATCTCGGTGCCGAACTCGATCGGGTCCACCGAGGGGTGCAGCGCCCCGGACGCCTCCAGGTCCAGCAGTTCACCGCTGATGTTGACCCGGGCGAGATCCAGGTCGTAGTCGCGCTGGCCGTTGCTGAGCTGCGGGTGCAGATCCCCGGTCTCGGCGTCCACCAGATAGGCGGCGTAGGCGCCCGCGTCCCGCCGGAACAGCGTGTTGGACAGCGAGCAGTCCCCCCAGGCGAACCCGGCGAGGTGGAGACGGACCAGCAGCACGGCCAGCGCGTCCATGAGGCGGTGCATGGTCGCGGGCCGCATCGTCGTCTCGAACATCGAGCGGTACGGCATCGAGCCGCCCAGGTGCCGGGTCACCAGCACCGACTCCAGGGAGCCCCCGCCGGAGTCGGTGCGGCCGGTGACCACGGCGAGCGGGTCGACGGCCGGGATGCCGATGCGGTCCAGGTCGCGCAGAAGCTCGTACTCGCGCAGTGCCGGGCGCTCGGCGAGCTCCTTGACGGCGATCACCTCGCTGCCGGCGCGGGCGTAGCGCACGACGTGCCGGGATATACCGCGCGGCAGCGGGACCAGGATGTCCTCCGGCCACTCCTCCAGCGGCAGCTGCCAGGGCAGTTCCAGAAGGAGCGCGGGGTGCTCCGGGTTCGTCGCGCTGATCTGCAGTGCCATGGGGCGTTCGTCCTCGCCTAGCCGTGATCGTCAGCTCACCTTAGAGCGCGCGCTCCCGGGCCTGAAGAGCAGCTTCCTGCACCGCTCCATGGTGCACGGGGCCGTGCCCGGGGAGCAGCACATCCCCCTTGAGGCCTTCGAGTACGTCCAGCGAGGCCACGGCACGGGCCCGCTCGCGGTGGAACATGTCGGGCAGCAGCTGCGGTCCCTTGATCCGGGAGGTGGGGTGCCCGCTGACCAGGGCGTCGCCCGCGATCACCACACCGGCGTCGGGCAGGTGGTAGGCGCAGTGCCCGTCGGTGTGACCCGGCGTGTGCACCGGGACGGGCCGGCCGGGCAGATCCAGCGGGCCGGCCGACGGGAACGGCTCGGGGGTGGTGACGGGGACGTGCGCGGTGCCGCCGGAGCGGATCGCGTGGACCGCCCAGGGCAGCACCCCGGGGCGCCAGCCGTTCCTCAGGACCGTACCGACGCCGACCTGGTGCAGGAACTCCCGGCGCGCGTGCGGCACTTCGGCCTCGTGGAGGTACACGGGTGTGCCGTACGTGGCGCGCAGGTACTCGGCGTTGCCCAAGTGATCGGTGTGCGCGTGCGTCATCAGTACGGCGCTGACGGCCTCCGGTGAACTGCCCACCTCGGCAAGGGAGGCGAGGAGCTTCGGCCGGTCCCCGGGGTAGCCGGTGTCGATCAGCGTGACGGCGTCCCCCTTGCTGAGGATCACCCAGTTGGTGTTGCTGCCGTGCACCAGGTAGGTGCCGTCCGCGACTTGCTGCACATCTGCGCGCATGATCGTCCCGCGTGTGAGGTCCGTGCTCGACGGACACAGCAAAGCAGATCAGGCGGTAAGTGCGTTCGGCGGGCCCGGACGCATCCCGAACCGGAACCGCGTCAGCCGCGTCCTGCGGCCGGTGAAAGGCGGAAGGGCTGCCTCCGGCACCGTCCACCGGAGGCAGCCCCCTGCGCGCACCCGAAGCGGCCGCCTCTCCGCCTCAGTGCACGCCGTGCGGGCGGAACTGGATGCTGATGCGCGGTCCCGCGGCGCGCGTGGTCTTCGGTACGGAGTGTTCCCAGGTCCGCTGGCAGGACCCGCCCATCACGATGAGGTCGCCGTGCCCCAGCGGCCGGCGCACCGTCTCGCCGCCGCCCCGCGCCGGGCGCAGCAGCAGGTCCCGCGGAGCGCCCACCGAGAGGATCGCGACCATCGTGTCCTCGCGTGCGCCCCGTCCGATCCGGTCCCCGTGCCAGGCGACACTGTCCCGGCCGTCGCGGTAGTAGCACAGCCCGGCCGTGGTGAACGGTTCGCCCAGTTCCTCGGCGTAGTGCGCGGACAGGGCGTCGCGTGCCTCCACCAGGACAGGGTGCGCGAGCGCGTCGTCGGGGCCGTAGAAGGCGAGCAGGCGAGGTACGTCGACGACGTTGTCGTACATCGTGCGCCGCTCCGCACGCCAGGGGACCTCGGCCGCCAGGTGTTCGAACAGGGCGTCGGCCCCGCTGAGCCAGCCGGGCAGCACGTCGATCCAGGCGCCGAGGCCGAGCCGGGTACGGCGGATCCCGGTGAGGGACCCGAGCCGCAGCTCGTCGGTCTGGTCGAACAGGGAGCCCTGGAGGTGCGTGGCCATGGTCCCAGCGTACTCCTTAATCGAAAATCTGTTCCCATCGATTTCCTCGTTGCCCCCGCAGTTTTCTCGTTCTTGCTCCCACCCCTTTGGATACATTGGTGTATCGGATACATTCCCGTATCGAATGGAGGACCGGACATGGTGGTGGAGGGCACGGCCAAGCGCGTCACCAGGCGCCGCGTCCGTACGCGGGCCAATCTCCTCGACGCCGCGTTCGCGGTGTTCGCGGCCAAGGGATTCGGCCGGGTCTCCATCGAGGAGGTCTGCGAGGCCGCCGGCTACAGCAGGGGCGCCTTCTACTCCAACTTCGACAGCCTGGACGAGCTGTTCTTCGCCCTCTACCAGCAGCGCGCGGACGTGATCGCCGAGCAGGTGTCCGGGGCGCTCGCCCTCGACGGGCCCGACCTGGACGTGCCGGCCGCCGTGGACCGGGTGACGGACGTGCTGCTCCTGGACCGCGACTGGCTGCTGGTGAAGACGGACTTCCTGGTGCACGCCGCCCGCGACCCGGCCGTCGCGCGGACCCTGCTGGAACACCGCGCACGGCTGCGCGGGGCGATCGCCGACCGCCTCTCCCGCGCCCAGGTGCGCAGCGCACTGCCCGCCGTACTCGGCGACATCGACGGCGCCGCACACGCCGTGGTCGCCGCCTACGACGGAGTCACCACCCAACTGCTGCTGGACAAGGACGTCGAGCACGCCCGCGTCTGGCTGGGGCAACTGCTCACGGCGCTGCTCACCGACGGCAGCGACACCACCGCATGAGGACATGAGGAAGGGACGGTCGCCATGGATGCCGACGTCATCGTCGTCGGAGCAGGACTCGCGGGCCTGGTCGCCGCGAGCGAACTGACCAGCCGGGGCCGCAGGGTCGCGCTGGTGGACCAGGAGAACGCCGCCAACCTCGGCGGGCAGGCCTTCTGGTCGTTCGGAGGGCTCTTCCTCGTCGACTCCCCGGAGCAGCGGCGCCTGGGCATCAAGGACTCACTCGACCTGGCCTGGAACGACTGGCAGGGCAGCGCCCAGTTCGACCGGGTGGACGACGAGGACTCGTGGGCGGTGCGCTGGGCGCGCGCCTACGTCGAGTTCGCGGCCGGTGAGAAGCGGACCTGGCTCGACACGCACGGCATCAAGTTCCTGCCCACGGTCGGCTGGGCCGAGCGCGGCGACCTGCGCGCCGACGGCCATGGCAACTCCGTGCCCCGGTTCCACATCGCCTGGGGCACCGGCACCGGCGTCGTGGAGCCCTTCGTCCGGTACGCCGAACAGGCCGCGCGCGACGGGTTGCTCACCTTCTACCACCGGCACCAGGTCGACGCACTGGTCATGGAGGACGGCGCGGTCAGCGGCGTGCGCGGCACCGTCCTGGCCGACGACAACTCTCCGCGGGGCGTCGCCTCCAACCGTGACCGCATCGGCGAGTTCGAGCTGACCGCTCAGGCCGTCGTCGTCACCAGCGGCGGCATAGGCGCCAACCACGACATCGTCCGCCGCTCCTGGCCCGAACGGCTCGGCACCCCGCCCACCGAGATGGTCACCGGCGTCCCGGCCTACGTCGACGGCCGGATGCTCGACATCAGCGCGGAGGCGGGCGTACGGCTGGTCAACCGCGACCGGATGTGGCACTACACCGAGGGTCTGCAGAACTGGGACCCGATCTGGCCCGGCCACGGCATCCGCATCCTGCCCGGACCGTCCTCCATGTGGTTCGACGCCCTCGGCCGCCGGCTGCCCGACCCGTGCCTGCCGGGCTACGACACCCTGGGGACCCTCAAGCACCTGCGCACCGACGCGGACATCGCCGGACACGACCACTCCTGGTTCATCCTCAGCCAGAAGATCATCGAGAAGGAGTTCGCGCTGTCGGGCTCCGAGCAGAACCCCGACATCACCGCCAAGGACCGCGCCGGGTTCCTGAAGGAGCGGGTGCTCGGCAAGGGCGCGCCGGGGCCGGTGGCGGCGTTCGTGCGCAACGGCGCGGACTTCGTGACCGCGCCGAACCTGG is a window from the Streptomyces sp. NBC_00299 genome containing:
- a CDS encoding universal stress protein, whose protein sequence is MTRPITAGVDGSEESLAGLAWAAREAVRRGLPLRVVHAWRFQPHDAIDAGDEDTQAQWVRDGLAEAARTVTERHPGLDVTTDIVEGPPAETLIAAAGEAEILVLGSSGHGRVVGFLLGSVGQQAIAGATRPVVRVRAGDEASAEAAGREIVVGQQGDPEDSAAALRFAFETAAARGATVRAVRAWTLPPLFAYSPGSLKLLDEAGGLEPYEKKALGEALRPWRERFPDVPVVEHVEMGSGGQVLLSVSGRAQLMVVGRRAHRTAVGARIGSVAHGMLHLADCPVAVVPHD
- a CDS encoding TetR/AcrR family transcriptional regulator, which gives rise to MVVEGTAKRVTRRRVRTRANLLDAAFAVFAAKGFGRVSIEEVCEAAGYSRGAFYSNFDSLDELFFALYQQRADVIAEQVSGALALDGPDLDVPAAVDRVTDVLLLDRDWLLVKTDFLVHAARDPAVARTLLEHRARLRGAIADRLSRAQVRSALPAVLGDIDGAAHAVVAAYDGVTTQLLLDKDVEHARVWLGQLLTALLTDGSDTTA
- a CDS encoding alpha-ketoglutarate-dependent dioxygenase AlkB — protein: MATHLQGSLFDQTDELRLGSLTGIRRTRLGLGAWIDVLPGWLSGADALFEHLAAEVPWRAERRTMYDNVVDVPRLLAFYGPDDALAHPVLVEARDALSAHYAEELGEPFTTAGLCYYRDGRDSVAWHGDRIGRGAREDTMVAILSVGAPRDLLLRPARGGGETVRRPLGHGDLIVMGGSCQRTWEHSVPKTTRAAGPRISIQFRPHGVH
- a CDS encoding DUF4032 domain-containing protein; translation: MALQISATNPEHPALLLELPWQLPLEEWPEDILVPLPRGISRHVVRYARAGSEVIAVKELAERPALREYELLRDLDRIGIPAVDPLAVVTGRTDSGGGSLESVLVTRHLGGSMPYRSMFETTMRPATMHRLMDALAVLLVRLHLAGFAWGDCSLSNTLFRRDAGAYAAYLVDAETGDLHPQLSNGQRDYDLDLARVNISGELLDLEASGALHPSVDPIEFGTEICARYHSLWEELTRTSVYPAGKYHYIERRIRRLNELGFDVAEMQIEHAGNGDTVTFVPKVVDAGHHQRQLLRLTGLDTEENQARRLLNDLESWMATQDDYAPGDPLGARPEVLAHRWVRDVFRPTVRAVPVELRGSMDAAEIYHELLEHRWYLSERAQLDIGLDTVVEDYITNILPKARETLQPTTTSD
- a CDS encoding VOC family protein, whose amino-acid sequence is MALEWEQVNVDAADAVALGRWWAEALGWVVLNDSADEFEIRPERDRLPGLIFGPVPEGKTVKNRLHLDFRPDDQDAEVARLLALGARHADVGQTGDEPWVTLADPEGNEFCVLGPRRT
- a CDS encoding FAD-binding dehydrogenase yields the protein MDADVIVVGAGLAGLVAASELTSRGRRVALVDQENAANLGGQAFWSFGGLFLVDSPEQRRLGIKDSLDLAWNDWQGSAQFDRVDDEDSWAVRWARAYVEFAAGEKRTWLDTHGIKFLPTVGWAERGDLRADGHGNSVPRFHIAWGTGTGVVEPFVRYAEQAARDGLLTFYHRHQVDALVMEDGAVSGVRGTVLADDNSPRGVASNRDRIGEFELTAQAVVVTSGGIGANHDIVRRSWPERLGTPPTEMVTGVPAYVDGRMLDISAEAGVRLVNRDRMWHYTEGLQNWDPIWPGHGIRILPGPSSMWFDALGRRLPDPCLPGYDTLGTLKHLRTDADIAGHDHSWFILSQKIIEKEFALSGSEQNPDITAKDRAGFLKERVLGKGAPGPVAAFVRNGADFVTAPNLEQLVAKMNELTDKPLLDAEGIRRQIEARDLQIANPYSKDAQVQGIRNARRYVGDRLGRVATPHRILDPAAGPLIGVKLHILTRKTLGGIQTDLDSRALGADGTPIDGLYAAGEVAGFGGGGVHGYNALEGTFLGGCLFSGRTAGRAAARQTA
- a CDS encoding MBL fold metallo-hydrolase, with translation MRADVQQVADGTYLVHGSNTNWVILSKGDAVTLIDTGYPGDRPKLLASLAEVGSSPEAVSAVLMTHAHTDHLGNAEYLRATYGTPVYLHEAEVPHARREFLHQVGVGTVLRNGWRPGVLPWAVHAIRSGGTAHVPVTTPEPFPSAGPLDLPGRPVPVHTPGHTDGHCAYHLPDAGVVIAGDALVSGHPTSRIKGPQLLPDMFHRERARAVASLDVLEGLKGDVLLPGHGPVHHGAVQEAALQARERAL